The Crocosphaera subtropica ATCC 51142 genome includes a window with the following:
- a CDS encoding Txe/YoeB family addiction module toxin, which produces MWKIALTKRALKDAKKVNRAGLKSKVDQLLDILKVNPYQNPPPYEKLTGDLKDMYSRRINLQHRLVYEIDSENQQVKIVKSFFFQQFCFVNFFSSYLIHC; this is translated from the coding sequence ATGTGGAAAATTGCGTTAACAAAAAGAGCGTTAAAAGATGCTAAAAAAGTTAATCGTGCAGGGTTAAAAAGTAAAGTAGATCAGTTACTTGATATTCTTAAGGTTAACCCCTATCAAAATCCTCCACCTTATGAAAAACTAACAGGGGATTTGAAAGATATGTATTCACGAAGAATTAATCTTCAACATCGTCTTGTTTACGAGATTGATAGTGAAAATCAACAAGTGAAAATTGTAAAATCATTCTTTTTTCAGCAATTCTGTTTCGTAAACTTTTTCTCTAGTTATCTGATTCATTGTTAA
- a CDS encoding type II toxin-antitoxin system Phd/YefM family antitoxin produces the protein MNNINIEEANALLSSLIDQVNISHEATLITVENHKQAVLISLDEWKSLQETLYLLSIPGVKDDLIKGKNTPWEDCTPLDEVEW, from the coding sequence ATGAATAATATTAATATTGAAGAAGCTAATGCTCTCCTTTCTTCACTAATTGACCAGGTTAACATATCTCATGAAGCTACCTTAATCACCGTTGAAAATCATAAACAAGCTGTATTAATTTCTTTGGATGAGTGGAAATCTTTACAGGAAACCCTTTACCTATTATCCATTCCTGGGGTAAAAGACGATTTGATAAAAGGAAAAAATACTCCTTGGGAAGACTGCACTCCTCTTGACGAAGTGGAATGGTAA
- the tsaE gene encoding tRNA (adenosine(37)-N6)-threonylcarbamoyltransferase complex ATPase subunit type 1 TsaE has product MIKPSNLLILPNFEATKALGKKLGQNLPKGSVLLLKGDLGAGKTTLVQGIGEGLGIHDPIVSPTFTLINEYQEGRLPLYHLDLYRLEPDAVSELYLEQYWEEGERLPGITAIEWPEKLSYLPLNYLEIQLSYIEGTGRQVILQPVGDVSLDLSHIG; this is encoded by the coding sequence ATGATTAAACCTTCAAACTTGCTTATCCTCCCAAATTTTGAGGCAACCAAAGCCCTTGGAAAGAAATTAGGTCAAAATTTACCTAAAGGGTCTGTTTTGTTGCTTAAAGGGGACTTAGGGGCGGGGAAAACCACCTTAGTACAGGGTATAGGAGAAGGTTTAGGCATTCACGATCCCATTGTCAGTCCTACCTTTACTCTAATCAACGAGTACCAGGAGGGACGCTTACCCCTGTATCATCTAGACTTATATCGCCTCGAACCCGACGCAGTCAGCGAACTATATTTAGAACAATATTGGGAAGAAGGGGAAAGATTACCCGGTATTACCGCCATTGAATGGCCTGAAAAATTGTCCTATCTTCCTTTAAATTATTTAGAGATTCAATTATCTTATATTGAGGGGACAGGCCGTCAAGTTATTTTGCAACCTGTTGGTGACGTTTCTCTTGATTTAAGTCACATTGGTTAA
- a CDS encoding ABC transporter permease yields the protein MNKIKVYGKVLKLFWATAIAAELEYRLNFLIAVFSSLTNLTGSIFTLFLFYQTNYTFPGWSWDESLIVLGMFTLLQGISATLLVPNLNRIVEQVQQGTLDFILLKPISSQYWLSLRSLSPWGFSDIIFGLMIIIYASYQINLNLANCFLSLITVGFAIISLYSIWFMLGATSIWFVKIYNVTEVLRGLLEAGRYPISAYPAAYRIFFTFVVPVTFLTTVPAETLIGKNQEIWLLFSALLAIFLLILSHCFWQFALRFYTSASS from the coding sequence ATGAATAAAATCAAAGTTTATGGGAAAGTTTTAAAATTATTTTGGGCAACAGCGATCGCAGCCGAATTAGAATATCGTTTGAATTTTTTAATCGCTGTGTTTAGTAGTTTAACTAACCTAACTGGCAGTATCTTCACCTTATTTTTATTTTATCAAACCAATTATACATTTCCGGGATGGAGTTGGGACGAATCTTTAATTGTTTTAGGAATGTTTACCCTCTTACAAGGAATTTCTGCTACATTATTAGTGCCTAATTTGAATCGCATTGTCGAACAAGTGCAACAAGGAACCCTCGATTTTATTCTTCTCAAACCTATCAGTAGTCAATATTGGTTATCCCTCAGAAGTCTCTCCCCTTGGGGCTTTTCTGATATTATTTTTGGTTTAATGATTATAATTTATGCTAGTTATCAAATAAACTTGAATCTAGCTAACTGTTTCTTAAGTTTAATAACAGTTGGATTTGCTATTATTAGTTTATATAGTATTTGGTTTATGTTAGGAGCTACAAGTATTTGGTTTGTGAAAATATATAATGTCACTGAAGTATTAAGAGGGTTATTAGAAGCAGGAAGATATCCTATTTCAGCCTATCCTGCTGCCTATCGAATTTTCTTCACTTTTGTGGTTCCAGTCACTTTTCTAACCACAGTTCCTGCAGAAACATTGATCGGTAAAAATCAAGAAATTTGGTTATTATTTTCAGCCTTACTCGCTATCTTTCTTTTGATTCTCTCCCATTGTTTTTGGCAATTTGCTTTACGGTTTTATACCAGTGCCTCTAGTTAA
- a CDS encoding energy-coupling factor ABC transporter ATP-binding protein encodes MHHNPVFIKNLSYRYPDGTMALKDINISIKANDKVALIGANGSGKSTLQFHLNGIFLPQTGEITIGEWKIKDENLADIRNFVGLVFQNPDNQLFMPTVWEDIAFGPMNRGMKGNELKLRVLEAMEAVNIDPEIYGSRNPDNLSGGEKKRVAIAGVLAMQPQVLVLDEPSAQLDPRSRRQLIHLLDQLPLTLIIATHDLDLAWELCDRTIILSQGQVVYDGKTDKIMSDYAFLEQHSLEAPLSFSRPYCNLEDKPELSLL; translated from the coding sequence ATGCACCATAATCCAGTTTTTATCAAAAATTTGAGTTATCGTTATCCTGATGGAACCATGGCCTTGAAAGATATTAATATATCGATTAAAGCCAATGATAAAGTGGCCTTAATTGGGGCTAATGGATCAGGAAAATCTACCCTACAGTTCCATTTAAACGGTATTTTTTTACCCCAAACGGGAGAAATAACCATAGGAGAATGGAAAATTAAAGATGAAAATTTAGCCGATATTCGTAACTTTGTCGGCTTAGTGTTTCAAAACCCCGATAATCAATTATTTATGCCGACGGTTTGGGAAGATATAGCCTTTGGTCCCATGAATAGAGGGATGAAAGGAAACGAGTTAAAATTAAGGGTATTAGAAGCGATGGAAGCGGTAAATATTGACCCTGAAATCTATGGTTCCCGTAACCCTGATAACCTATCAGGAGGAGAAAAAAAACGAGTCGCCATCGCTGGTGTTTTGGCTATGCAACCCCAAGTCTTAGTATTAGATGAACCTTCGGCCCAACTTGATCCCCGTTCCCGTCGTCAACTGATTCATTTACTCGATCAATTACCCTTAACCCTCATCATAGCAACCCACGATCTTGATCTCGCTTGGGAACTATGCGATCGAACAATTATATTAAGTCAAGGACAAGTGGTTTATGACGGAAAAACTGATAAAATTATGAGTGATTATGCTTTTTTGGAACAACACTCCTTAGAAGCCCCCTTAAGCTTTAGTCGTCCTTATTGTAATCTAGAAGATAAACCTGAGTTATCCTTATTGTAG
- a CDS encoding YgfZ/GcvT domain-containing protein, with the protein MLKDLRNSQKKSGAKLLENDNIIESFNNDSQGFKSAYDDVVICDRSHWGLLQLTGEDRLRFLHNQTTNDINRLQCGQLCDTVFVNSTGRTLDLVTTYVTEDSILLLVSPNRRRFLYEWMDRYIFPMDKVEIRDISEQNAIFTIIGKEAAKKLNQWDIAAQILSELSPRKYGLLTVEEKNIMIGYDTGLNLSGYTLIVPENLAKTVWETVINLGIIPIGDRVWQQLRIKQGRPYPDQELTEDYNPLEAGLWSSISFDKGCYIGQETIARLNTYQGVKQRLWGVKLTQPVKAGNTVMVDDKKVGILTSSIQLEEECLGLAYVKTKAGGEGLKVTIGDAKGQLISVPFLSHEYYKPESK; encoded by the coding sequence ATGCTAAAAGACTTAAGAAATTCACAAAAAAAATCAGGTGCAAAACTACTAGAAAATGATAACATTATCGAAAGTTTTAATAACGATAGTCAAGGGTTTAAAAGTGCTTATGATGATGTTGTTATCTGCGATCGCAGTCATTGGGGACTTTTACAATTAACAGGAGAAGATCGCTTACGGTTTCTTCATAATCAAACCACTAATGATATTAATCGTCTCCAATGTGGACAACTATGTGATACAGTTTTCGTCAATTCTACTGGTAGAACCCTCGACTTAGTCACTACTTATGTGACAGAAGATAGCATTTTACTCTTAGTGTCTCCTAACCGTCGTCGCTTTCTTTATGAGTGGATGGATCGCTATATTTTCCCAATGGATAAGGTAGAAATAAGGGACATTTCCGAGCAAAATGCCATTTTTACTATCATCGGAAAAGAGGCAGCCAAAAAGTTAAATCAATGGGATATTGCTGCTCAAATTCTATCTGAATTATCTCCTAGAAAATACGGTTTACTAACAGTAGAAGAAAAGAATATTATGATCGGATATGATACAGGTTTAAACCTTTCTGGATACACATTAATCGTCCCTGAAAACTTAGCTAAAACCGTTTGGGAAACAGTAATTAATTTGGGTATAATTCCTATCGGCGATCGGGTCTGGCAACAATTAAGAATTAAACAAGGACGGCCTTATCCTGATCAAGAATTAACAGAAGATTATAACCCTTTAGAAGCCGGTTTATGGTCAAGCATTTCCTTTGATAAAGGGTGTTACATTGGACAAGAAACCATTGCTAGATTAAACACTTATCAAGGGGTTAAACAGCGTCTATGGGGTGTGAAATTAACTCAACCCGTCAAAGCAGGAAATACGGTTATGGTAGATGATAAAAAAGTTGGTATTTTAACCAGTTCTATTCAACTAGAAGAGGAATGTCTTGGGTTAGCTTATGTCAAAACAAAAGCAGGAGGAGAGGGACTAAAAGTTACTATAGGAGATGCAAAAGGACAATTAATTTCTGTCCCATTTTTAAGTCATGAATACTATAAACCAGAGTCAAAATAA
- a CDS encoding SDR family oxidoreductase: MKLLIVGATGTLGRQIARRAIDEGHEVRCLVRNARKAAFLKEWGAELKIGDICKPETLPPILEGMDAVIDAAAARATDSLSMKEIDWNGKVNLIQETQKAGIDRYIFFSILNAEKYPDVPLMNIKHCTEKFLEESGLNYTILRPCGFMQGLIGQYAVPILDNQAVWITGESTPIAYMDTQDVAKLTIRALEVPETQQQTYPMVGTKAWTAEEIIALCERLSDKKVKIARVPLGLLRFLRRFTRFFQWTYNISDRLAFAEVLASGKPLNASMDEVYKTLGVDAKETTTLESYFQEYFSRILKKLKEIDYEKSKSKKKKKTPFKSSV; encoded by the coding sequence ATGAAATTATTAATCGTCGGTGCAACAGGGACACTAGGGCGACAAATAGCCCGTCGTGCCATAGATGAGGGACACGAAGTCCGTTGTTTAGTCAGAAATGCTAGAAAAGCGGCCTTTTTAAAAGAATGGGGCGCAGAATTAAAAATAGGGGACATCTGTAAACCTGAAACCTTACCCCCTATCTTAGAAGGGATGGACGCAGTCATTGACGCAGCAGCAGCGAGGGCAACGGATAGCCTCTCCATGAAAGAAATAGACTGGAATGGTAAAGTAAACTTAATTCAAGAGACTCAAAAAGCAGGTATTGATCGTTATATTTTCTTTTCTATTCTTAATGCTGAGAAATACCCTGACGTACCGTTAATGAATATTAAACACTGTACCGAAAAATTCTTAGAAGAATCAGGGTTAAATTATACCATACTACGACCTTGTGGCTTTATGCAGGGTTTAATCGGTCAATACGCTGTTCCTATCCTAGATAACCAAGCGGTTTGGATCACAGGAGAAAGCACTCCTATTGCTTATATGGACACCCAAGACGTTGCTAAATTAACCATTCGTGCGTTAGAAGTCCCCGAAACCCAACAACAAACCTATCCGATGGTGGGAACAAAAGCTTGGACAGCCGAAGAAATTATCGCATTATGTGAGAGACTCTCGGATAAGAAGGTCAAAATTGCCCGTGTGCCTTTAGGACTGCTAAGATTTTTACGTCGCTTTACTCGTTTCTTCCAATGGACGTATAATATTTCTGACCGCCTAGCGTTTGCTGAAGTTTTGGCCAGTGGCAAACCTTTGAATGCCTCAATGGATGAAGTTTACAAAACCCTAGGGGTTGATGCCAAAGAAACGACGACTTTAGAATCTTATTTTCAAGAGTATTTCAGTCGTATTCTTAAAAAGCTCAAAGAAATCGATTACGAAAAGAGCAAATCGAAGAAGAAAAAGAAAACCCCTTTTAAATCTTCTGTGTAA
- a CDS encoding NAD(+) kinase — MPKVGIIFNDLKPVACKAAKDLQNQLTEKGWTVVLETGRGGLLGYSHPESPVCHTAIDHLIPPNFDQDMAFAIVLGGDGTVLSAYRQLAPCGIPLLTVNTGHMGFLTEIYLNQLSEVLDQVLTQDYEIEERTMLTVQLYREKTLLWEALSLNEMVIHREPLTSMCHFEIKIGRHASVDIAADGLILSTPTGSTAYSLSAGGPVVTPDVPVLQLAPICPHSLASRSLVFSDKEAVSIFPATPNRMVLVVDGNGGCYVLPEDRIHVEKSSYTARFIRLEEPEFFRILREKLGWGLPHIAKPTSVELP, encoded by the coding sequence GTGCCAAAAGTCGGCATTATTTTTAACGATCTCAAACCCGTCGCTTGTAAAGCTGCCAAAGATTTACAAAACCAGTTGACGGAAAAAGGCTGGACTGTTGTTTTAGAGACTGGCCGAGGGGGACTCCTTGGCTATTCTCACCCCGAAAGTCCTGTCTGTCATACTGCTATCGATCACTTAATTCCCCCTAATTTTGACCAAGATATGGCATTTGCCATTGTCTTAGGGGGCGATGGTACGGTATTGTCTGCTTATCGACAGTTAGCCCCTTGTGGTATTCCTTTATTAACGGTTAATACGGGACACATGGGCTTTTTGACAGAAATTTATCTGAATCAGTTATCAGAAGTCTTAGACCAAGTATTAACCCAAGACTACGAGATAGAAGAACGTACCATGTTAACGGTACAGCTATATCGTGAAAAGACTTTGCTCTGGGAAGCGTTATCCCTTAATGAAATGGTCATCCATCGAGAACCTTTGACCAGTATGTGTCATTTTGAGATAAAAATCGGTAGACACGCATCGGTTGATATTGCTGCTGATGGCTTGATTTTGTCTACGCCTACGGGGTCAACCGCCTATTCTTTGAGTGCAGGGGGTCCAGTGGTCACTCCTGATGTCCCTGTGTTACAATTAGCTCCCATTTGTCCCCATTCCTTGGCTTCTCGTTCTTTGGTGTTTTCCGATAAAGAAGCCGTCAGTATTTTTCCTGCAACCCCTAACCGCATGGTATTGGTTGTAGACGGAAATGGCGGATGTTATGTGTTACCAGAAGATAGAATTCATGTAGAAAAATCCAGTTATACTGCTCGTTTTATTCGCTTAGAAGAGCCTGAATTTTTCCGAATTTTACGAGAGAAGTTGGGGTGGGGACTCCCTCATATTGCTAAACCAACCTCTGTGGAGTTACCCTAA
- a CDS encoding amidase — protein sequence MNSVDLAFTPALDLAQLISDRTISPLELTQLYLERIERYNPQLGSFFFIAAETAIQEAKEKTEQLIHSSNSNGLPPFFGVPTAIKDLNAVAKMPISYGVAALKENIASYDDGVTLRMKEAGFIILGKTATSQLGSFPFTEPPGFPPARNPWHLDYTPGGSSGGSAAAVAAGLCAIAQGSDGGGSVRGPAACCGLVGIKPARGRVSHAPVGDYQSGISTNGPLARTVADAAALLDVMSGYITGDPYWLPSPDISFSEATKQMSPPLKIAFCDHIPPFTHSETIVKETIQKTVHLLESFGHSLEMKCPSVETLIEPFTLIWQSAISASGLPSTVLSPLNGWFKEQEITAGEYLRAVHQLQIGSRHLVAFFDNYDVLLLPVYLHQPIKVGQWKDLSPQETLEKIINWIAPCPAFNASGLPAITLPMAQDEKGLPIGIQLVGKPADELTLIRLAAQLEKGNNLSLSIPSSVKD from the coding sequence ATGAACTCGGTTGACTTAGCCTTTACCCCAGCCTTGGATTTAGCCCAATTAATCAGCGATCGCACTATTTCGCCCCTAGAATTAACGCAACTCTATCTAGAGCGAATCGAAAGATATAATCCTCAATTGGGTAGTTTTTTTTTCATAGCTGCTGAAACAGCGATTCAAGAAGCCAAAGAAAAAACAGAACAATTAATTCATTCATCAAATTCTAATGGGCTGCCTCCTTTTTTTGGGGTTCCCACCGCTATTAAAGACCTTAACGCAGTGGCAAAAATGCCTATCAGTTATGGTGTGGCTGCTCTTAAAGAGAATATTGCCAGCTATGATGACGGGGTAACTCTGCGAATGAAAGAGGCAGGATTTATCATTTTAGGTAAAACGGCTACTTCTCAACTGGGATCATTTCCCTTTACAGAACCCCCAGGGTTTCCTCCTGCCCGTAATCCTTGGCATTTAGATTATACTCCAGGGGGATCGAGTGGAGGATCAGCAGCGGCCGTAGCAGCCGGTTTGTGTGCTATTGCCCAAGGTTCTGATGGTGGGGGGTCAGTTCGAGGTCCGGCTGCCTGTTGTGGGTTGGTGGGCATCAAACCGGCAAGAGGAAGGGTTTCTCATGCGCCGGTGGGAGATTATCAAAGTGGCATTTCTACTAATGGACCTTTAGCCCGAACAGTGGCTGATGCAGCAGCTTTATTAGATGTTATGTCAGGTTATATCACCGGTGATCCTTATTGGTTGCCCTCTCCTGATATTTCTTTTTCAGAAGCAACAAAACAGATGTCTCCCCCGTTAAAAATTGCTTTTTGTGACCATATTCCTCCCTTTACTCACAGTGAAACCATTGTCAAAGAAACAATACAAAAAACGGTTCACTTATTAGAGTCATTTGGTCATAGTTTAGAAATGAAATGTCCATCAGTAGAGACATTAATTGAACCTTTTACCCTCATTTGGCAGTCCGCAATCAGTGCATCAGGATTACCCTCTACGGTATTGAGTCCCCTTAATGGTTGGTTTAAAGAACAAGAAATAACCGCAGGAGAATATTTACGAGCCGTTCATCAACTACAGATTGGTTCCCGTCATTTAGTGGCATTTTTCGATAACTATGATGTTTTACTGTTACCGGTTTATTTACATCAACCCATAAAAGTAGGGCAATGGAAAGATTTATCACCCCAAGAAACCTTAGAGAAAATCATCAATTGGATTGCCCCTTGTCCTGCGTTTAATGCCAGTGGTTTACCTGCGATAACGTTACCGATGGCACAGGATGAAAAAGGTTTACCCATAGGAATTCAATTAGTAGGAAAACCAGCCGATGAGTTGACTTTAATTCGTTTAGCAGCCCAGTTAGAAAAAGGGAATAATTTATCCTTGTCTATTCCATCTTCAGTTAAAGATTAG
- a CDS encoding trans-splicing intein-formed DNA polymerase III subunit alpha N-terminal partner DnaE-N, which yields MSFVGLHIHSDYSLLDGASQLNALIDRAVELEMPAIALTDHGVMYGAIELIKVCRNKGVKPIIGNEMYVINGDIEEKKKYKKYHQVVLAKNTQGYKNLVKLTTISHLKGMQGKGIFARPCINKELLEQYHEGLIVTSACLGGEIPQRILAGDIKEAKAVAKWYKKLFKEDFYLEIQDHGSVEDRIVNVAIAKIARDLDIKIVATNDSHFISCYDVEAHDALLCIQTGKLITDEKRLRYSGTEYLKSADEMRLLFRDHLSDDVIEEAVNNTLEVAEKIEPYKDILGEPRIPNYPVPAGHNPDSYVEEIAWQGLLERLKCRSRSEIPDEYRERLEYELKMLQQMGFSTYFLVVWDYIKYARDNHIPVGPGRGSAAGSLVAYCLKITNIDPVHHGLLFERFLNPERKSMPDVDTDFCIERRDEMIKYVTRKYGEANVAQIITFNRMTSKAVLKDVARVLDIPYAESDKMTKMIPVSRGKPTKLKVMVSDETPTPEFKERYENDPLVRRWVDMAIRIEGTNKTFGVHAAGVVISSEPLDQVVPLQKNNDGAVITQYYMEDLESLGLLKMDFLGLRNLTTIQRTADLIKQNQGVTLDLDQLPLDERKALEIIAKGTAKKLPPDVEKTHKLLEKGDLEGIFQLESSGMKQIVKDLKPSGIEDISSILALYRPGPLDAGLIPKFINRKHGREEIIYQHKLLEPILKETYAVLVYQEQIMKMAQDLAGYSLGEADLLRRAMGKKKIAEMTKHREIFIDGATKNGVSQAIAEDLFEQMIKFAEYCLSYDTEILTVEYGPMPIGKIVEENINCTVYTVDPNGFVYTQAIAQWHYRGEQEIFEYYLEDGATIRATKDHKFMTMEGKMLPIDEIFENNLDLKQLTL from the coding sequence ATGTCCTTCGTTGGTTTACATATACACAGTGATTATAGTTTACTCGATGGTGCATCCCAATTAAATGCGTTAATTGATCGTGCCGTAGAATTAGAAATGCCAGCGATCGCCTTAACGGATCATGGTGTAATGTATGGGGCGATCGAACTCATTAAAGTGTGTCGGAATAAAGGCGTAAAACCCATTATTGGTAACGAAATGTATGTGATTAATGGGGATATTGAAGAGAAGAAAAAGTATAAAAAATATCATCAAGTTGTCTTAGCTAAAAATACCCAAGGTTATAAAAATTTAGTTAAATTAACCACCATTTCCCATCTCAAAGGAATGCAAGGAAAAGGTATTTTTGCACGTCCTTGTATCAATAAAGAACTATTAGAGCAATATCATGAAGGGTTAATTGTTACCAGTGCTTGTTTAGGGGGAGAAATACCTCAGCGAATTTTAGCAGGAGATATAAAAGAAGCAAAAGCTGTTGCTAAATGGTACAAAAAACTATTTAAAGAGGACTTTTATTTAGAAATTCAAGATCACGGTTCTGTTGAGGATAGAATTGTTAATGTTGCTATTGCTAAAATTGCCCGTGACTTAGACATTAAAATTGTGGCAACCAATGACTCCCATTTTATTTCTTGTTACGATGTTGAAGCACATGACGCATTATTATGTATTCAAACGGGTAAATTAATTACTGATGAAAAACGCCTGAGATATAGTGGCACAGAATATTTGAAATCTGCTGATGAAATGCGGTTACTATTTCGTGATCATCTCTCTGATGATGTCATCGAAGAAGCTGTTAATAACACATTAGAAGTAGCAGAAAAAATTGAACCTTATAAAGATATTTTGGGAGAACCAAGGATTCCTAATTATCCCGTTCCTGCTGGACATAACCCTGATAGTTATGTAGAAGAAATTGCTTGGCAAGGATTATTAGAAAGGTTAAAGTGTCGCTCTCGTAGTGAAATTCCTGATGAATATCGGGAACGGTTAGAATATGAATTAAAAATGTTGCAACAGATGGGTTTTTCAACCTATTTCTTAGTGGTGTGGGACTATATTAAATATGCCAGAGATAACCATATTCCTGTGGGTCCGGGTAGGGGTTCGGCGGCCGGTTCTTTGGTCGCTTATTGTTTAAAAATAACCAACATTGATCCCGTTCATCATGGTCTATTATTTGAGCGATTTCTAAATCCTGAAAGGAAATCTATGCCTGATGTTGATACAGATTTTTGTATCGAAAGACGGGACGAAATGATTAAATATGTCACTAGAAAGTACGGGGAAGCAAATGTTGCTCAGATTATTACCTTTAACCGCATGACATCAAAAGCAGTGTTAAAAGATGTGGCGAGGGTGTTAGATATTCCCTATGCTGAATCAGATAAAATGACAAAAATGATCCCAGTTTCAAGGGGAAAACCCACGAAATTAAAAGTTATGGTTTCTGATGAAACCCCAACCCCAGAATTTAAAGAAAGGTATGAAAATGATCCTTTAGTTCGTCGTTGGGTTGACATGGCTATTCGGATCGAAGGAACGAATAAAACTTTTGGGGTTCATGCTGCCGGTGTGGTTATTTCTTCTGAACCTTTAGATCAAGTTGTTCCTTTACAAAAGAATAATGATGGGGCAGTGATCACCCAATATTATATGGAAGATTTAGAGTCCTTGGGATTATTAAAAATGGACTTTTTGGGGTTAAGAAATTTAACTACGATTCAAAGAACGGCTGATTTAATTAAACAAAACCAAGGGGTAACATTAGACTTAGATCAATTACCTTTAGATGAAAGAAAAGCTCTAGAAATTATTGCTAAAGGAACAGCAAAAAAATTACCTCCCGATGTAGAAAAGACTCACAAATTGTTAGAAAAAGGAGATTTAGAAGGGATCTTTCAGTTAGAATCATCGGGAATGAAACAGATTGTAAAAGACTTAAAACCGTCAGGAATAGAAGATATTTCTTCTATTTTAGCCCTCTATCGTCCCGGACCATTAGATGCAGGATTAATTCCCAAATTTATCAATCGAAAACATGGACGAGAGGAGATTATTTATCAACATAAACTATTAGAACCCATTTTAAAAGAAACCTATGCGGTGTTAGTATATCAAGAACAAATCATGAAAATGGCGCAAGATTTAGCTGGCTATTCGTTAGGAGAAGCTGACTTATTGCGTCGTGCGATGGGTAAGAAAAAAATTGCAGAAATGACGAAACACCGAGAGATTTTTATCGATGGGGCAACTAAAAATGGCGTGTCTCAAGCCATTGCAGAAGATTTATTTGAGCAGATGATCAAATTTGCTGAATATTGTTTAAGCTATGATACGGAAATTTTAACCGTTGAATATGGACCGATGCCTATTGGTAAAATAGTCGAAGAAAACATCAATTGTACGGTTTATACCGTTGATCCAAATGGTTTTGTTTATACTCAAGCGATCGCCCAATGGCATTATCGAGGAGAACAAGAAATCTTTGAATACTATCTCGAAGATGGAGCAACCATTCGAGCTACCAAAGACCATAAATTTATGACAATGGAAGGTAAAATGTTACCCATTGATGAAATTTTTGAGAACAATTTAGACCTTAAACAATTGACTCTATAA
- the hslO gene encoding Hsp33 family molecular chaperone HslO, protein MADQLIRATAADGGIRAVSLISTRLTEEARQRHQLSYVATAALGRTMSAGLLLASSMKREGSRVNIRIKGNGPLGGLLVDAGLDGTVRGYVANPSIELPPNPVGKLDVGGAVGSEGFLYVVRDIGYGYPYSSTVELVSGEIGDDVTHYLVTSEQTPSALLLGVFVGAQGVTAAGGLLLQVMPKAARDEKLVATLESRLGKLSGFTPLLRAGKTLPDILEELLGDLGLVIFPEVQMLRFDCRCSFSRVLGALKLLGEAELQDMIEKDDGAEATCEFCGEVYQANSDQLAQLIEDLRTESV, encoded by the coding sequence ATGGCGGATCAACTTATACGCGCAACAGCAGCCGATGGGGGTATTCGGGCGGTTAGTCTCATTTCTACCCGACTCACAGAAGAAGCAAGACAAAGACATCAACTTTCTTATGTCGCTACTGCAGCTTTAGGACGCACCATGTCAGCCGGTCTATTACTGGCTTCTAGCATGAAACGAGAAGGGTCCCGTGTCAACATTCGTATTAAAGGAAATGGTCCGTTAGGAGGGTTATTAGTAGATGCAGGGTTAGACGGAACCGTCAGGGGTTATGTAGCTAATCCTAGTATCGAATTACCTCCCAACCCCGTCGGTAAGTTAGATGTCGGGGGTGCTGTTGGTTCGGAAGGATTTCTTTATGTGGTGCGAGATATAGGGTATGGTTATCCCTATTCGAGTACCGTAGAGTTGGTATCAGGGGAAATTGGGGACGACGTGACCCATTATTTAGTCACCTCTGAACAAACTCCCTCAGCGTTGTTATTAGGGGTATTTGTGGGGGCGCAAGGGGTTACAGCAGCAGGGGGCTTACTCTTGCAAGTGATGCCCAAGGCAGCCAGAGATGAGAAGTTAGTAGCCACCTTAGAATCTCGTCTTGGTAAGCTTTCAGGGTTTACCCCTTTATTACGGGCAGGGAAAACTTTACCCGATATTTTAGAGGAATTATTAGGAGATTTAGGGTTAGTTATTTTCCCTGAAGTTCAAATGTTACGATTTGATTGCCGTTGTTCTTTTAGTCGGGTTTTAGGAGCTTTAAAACTGTTAGGAGAAGCGGAGTTACAAGATATGATTGAAAAGGATGATGGTGCCGAAGCAACTTGCGAATTTTGTGGAGAAGTTTACCAGGCCAATAGCGATCAATTAGCACAATTAATTGAAGATTTACGGACAGAATCAGTTTAG